From Mytilus edulis chromosome 8, xbMytEdul2.2, whole genome shotgun sequence, one genomic window encodes:
- the LOC139485820 gene encoding uncharacterized protein isoform X2 — protein sequence MEAEEEIVMTAAKRNGSAIMRLERVNHSEIDFKKVHHVAGGPYKGILINKAATDLNTVEASEGRLEFLAYMVDEDHNNEAIQDYWTLRFWFQGNADGMTKKKTFTDYFQELMNPTNFPKNYIGFIKKALVVLRSYPVIKRVDLEVNQTTEPPPEESLPPIKSFTTVFTPAVYTYQLLPEIPIQNKTFITFMLKAAGDAHIALSAVYSELERKTWEITIGAENNTKSTIKEGAMGQVKIEALTLNILTNDDFRYFWISWAENHIEVGRGAQYGYGRFLHWYVPPNKQFNVNCLGVSTDKASRGQWEFAEILDPEEEFGKQARKKKLKKSLIWLAKKQRILQCLEDSYPNTIPVSNLLKLCKVKLADTTTAAVMLNDLQNKGFIKEVERGFWMRIQSGGADAKDEVQIVKNIPRLTSQEQPTVAVITSLYCEKLAVDALIDNKTTFVKYKTEGESQVYSVGRIGRHKIVSTKLSKDASSPENSKISTENSVTRLLGTFSKVQHVFLVGVGGSVPDYEDASKHVRLGDIVVSLPPKERSCLYVHCQKVEHTLRTDEYKFNVKHWACADDTLQKIAEKIRKVTDSSSDTERPWDIYLEEASERLKAEESSFHRPFINTDRLYYTNPDGTVVEVQHPSGDKTYIEGRTNVRFGAISNGMNIAKDGKLRKTFARLYGIKAYDLDTDAILESLEGNRNESFIIIRGIADYADGSRKEWQPYSSMAAAAYMKTLIMAL from the exons ATGGAAGCAGAAGAAG AGATAGTGATGACTGCGGCCAAGAGGAATGGTAGCGCAATCATGAGGTTGGAGAGAGTGAATCATAGTGAAATTGATTTCAAGAAAGTGCATCACGTTGCTGGTGGCCCGTATAAAGGAATTCTCATTAATAAGGCAGCCACTG ATCTGAATACTGTTGAGGCATCAGAAGGAAGATTAGAGTTTTTAGCTTACATGGTAGACGAAGACCACAACAATGAAGCTATACAG GATTACTGGACACTACGTTTCTGGTTTCAAGGAAATGCCGATGGAATGACAAAGAAAAAGACTTTTACAGACTATTTTCAGGAGCTCATGAATCCAACAAATtttccaaaaa ATTATATTGGTTTTATCAAGAAAGCATTGGTTGTATTGAGGTCTTATCCAGTAATAAAACGAGTAGATTTAGAAGTCAATCAAACAACAGAACCTCCCCCTGAAGAATCTCTACCTCCAATCA aaagTTTTACCACAGTGTTCACCCCAGCAGTTTACACCTATCAATTACTCCCAGAAATAcctattcaaaataaaacatttataacctTCATGTTAAAAGCCGCTGGTGATGCGCACATTGCATTGTCAGCAGTTTATAGTGAACTTGAGCGTAAAACATGGGAGATAACTATTGGCGCTGAAAACAATACAAAATCAACAATCAAAGAAGGTGCTATGGGACAAGTGAAAATAGAAGCATTGACTCTAAACATTCTAACAAATGATGATTTCCGATATTTCTGGATAAGTTGGGCCGAAAACCATATAGAAGTTGGGCGTGGTGCGCAATATGGATATGGTAGATTTTTACACTGGTATGTTCCGCCAAATAAACAGTTCAATGTAAACTGTCTTGGTGTTTCTACAGACAAGGCATCACGAGGACAGTGGGAATTCGCTGAAATATTAG ATCCCGAGGAGGAATTTGGCAAACAAGCGCGAAAAAAGAAACTGAAGAAATCATTGATATGGTTGGCAAAGAAACAGCGAATATTACAATGTTTGGAAGATTCATACCCTAATACAATACCTGTTTCAAATTTACTCAA GTTATGCAAAGTTAAGCTGGCTGACACGACAACAGCAGCTGTAATGTTGAATGATCTTCAAAATAAAGGGTTTATCAAAGAAGTAGAAAGGGGGTTTTGGATGAGGATACAAAGTGGGGGAGCGGATGCAAAAGACG AAGTACAGATTGTTAAAAACATTCCTCGACTGACTAGTCAAGAGCAGCCAACTGTAGCTGTAATCACATCACTCTATTGCGAAAAGCTAGCAGTGGATGCTTTAATTGACAACAAAACTACATTTGTCAAATATAAAACAGAAG GTGAATCACAAGTATATTCAGTTGGGAGAATAGGAAGACACAAAATTGTATCTACAAAGCTGTCAAAGGACGCATCTTCACCAGAAAACTCTAAAATATCCACAGAAAACAGTGTGACAAGACTTCTTG gCACATTTAGCAAAGTGCAGCACGTTTTTCTCGTCGGTGTAGGTGGGTCTGTACCAGATTATGAAGATGCCAGCAAACATGTTAGATTGGGAGACATTGTTGTTTCATTGCCGCCAAAGGAACGGTCTTGCTTGTATGTACACTGTCAAAAAGTAGAACACACACTGCGAACTGACGAATATAAATTTAACGTGAAACATTGGGCATGTGCAGATGATACACTACAAAAGATAGCAGAAAAAATCAGAAAGGTAACGGATTCTTCATCAGACACTGAAAGACCGTGGGATATATATTTAGAAGAGGCCAGTGAAAGACTTAAAGCTGAAGAATCAAGTTTCCATAGACCATTTATAAACACCGATCGATTATATTACACCAATCCAGATGGCACAGTGGTAGAAGTGCAGCACCCATCTGGTGATAAAACCTATATTGAAGGGCGAACGAATGTCCGGTTTGGTGCTATTTCTAATGGAATGAATATAGCAAAAGATGGAAAACTACGTAAAACGTTTGCACGACTTTACGGCATCAAAGCCTATGATTTAGACACTGATGCAATATTAGAATCGCTTGAGGGTAATAGAAATGAAAGTTTCATAATCATACGTGGTATTGCAGATTATGCAGATGGAAGTCGTAAAGAGTGGCAACCATATAGTTCCATGGCCGCTGCAGCTTATATGAAAACGCTCATCATGGCTTTATGA
- the LOC139485820 gene encoding uncharacterized protein isoform X1: MEAEEEIVMTAAKRNGSAIMRLERVNHSEIDFKKVHHVAGGPYKGILINKAATDLNTVEASEGRLEFLAYMVDEDHNNEAIQDYWTLRFWFQGNADGMTKKKTFTDYFQELMNPTNFPKNYIGFIKKALVVLRSYPVIKRVDLEVNQTTEPPPEESLPPIKSFTTVFTPAVYTYQLLPEIPIQNKTFITFMLKAAGDAHIALSAVYSELERKTWEITIGAENNTKSTIKEGAMGQVKIEALTLNILTNDDFRYFWISWAENHIEVGRGAQYGYGRFLHWYVPPNKQFNVNCLGVSTDKASRGQWEFAEILDPEEEFGKQARKKKLKKSLIWLAKKQRILQCLEDSYPNTIPVSNLLKLCKVKLADTTTAAVMLNDLQNKGFIKEVERGFWMRIQSGGADAKDEVQIVKNIPRLTSQEQPTVAVITSLYCEKLAVDALIDNKTTFVKYKTEARRYIRSESQVYSVGRIGRHKIVSTKLSKDASSPENSKISTENSVTRLLGTFSKVQHVFLVGVGGSVPDYEDASKHVRLGDIVVSLPPKERSCLYVHCQKVEHTLRTDEYKFNVKHWACADDTLQKIAEKIRKVTDSSSDTERPWDIYLEEASERLKAEESSFHRPFINTDRLYYTNPDGTVVEVQHPSGDKTYIEGRTNVRFGAISNGMNIAKDGKLRKTFARLYGIKAYDLDTDAILESLEGNRNESFIIIRGIADYADGSRKEWQPYSSMAAAAYMKTLIMAL, translated from the exons ATGGAAGCAGAAGAAG AGATAGTGATGACTGCGGCCAAGAGGAATGGTAGCGCAATCATGAGGTTGGAGAGAGTGAATCATAGTGAAATTGATTTCAAGAAAGTGCATCACGTTGCTGGTGGCCCGTATAAAGGAATTCTCATTAATAAGGCAGCCACTG ATCTGAATACTGTTGAGGCATCAGAAGGAAGATTAGAGTTTTTAGCTTACATGGTAGACGAAGACCACAACAATGAAGCTATACAG GATTACTGGACACTACGTTTCTGGTTTCAAGGAAATGCCGATGGAATGACAAAGAAAAAGACTTTTACAGACTATTTTCAGGAGCTCATGAATCCAACAAATtttccaaaaa ATTATATTGGTTTTATCAAGAAAGCATTGGTTGTATTGAGGTCTTATCCAGTAATAAAACGAGTAGATTTAGAAGTCAATCAAACAACAGAACCTCCCCCTGAAGAATCTCTACCTCCAATCA aaagTTTTACCACAGTGTTCACCCCAGCAGTTTACACCTATCAATTACTCCCAGAAATAcctattcaaaataaaacatttataacctTCATGTTAAAAGCCGCTGGTGATGCGCACATTGCATTGTCAGCAGTTTATAGTGAACTTGAGCGTAAAACATGGGAGATAACTATTGGCGCTGAAAACAATACAAAATCAACAATCAAAGAAGGTGCTATGGGACAAGTGAAAATAGAAGCATTGACTCTAAACATTCTAACAAATGATGATTTCCGATATTTCTGGATAAGTTGGGCCGAAAACCATATAGAAGTTGGGCGTGGTGCGCAATATGGATATGGTAGATTTTTACACTGGTATGTTCCGCCAAATAAACAGTTCAATGTAAACTGTCTTGGTGTTTCTACAGACAAGGCATCACGAGGACAGTGGGAATTCGCTGAAATATTAG ATCCCGAGGAGGAATTTGGCAAACAAGCGCGAAAAAAGAAACTGAAGAAATCATTGATATGGTTGGCAAAGAAACAGCGAATATTACAATGTTTGGAAGATTCATACCCTAATACAATACCTGTTTCAAATTTACTCAA GTTATGCAAAGTTAAGCTGGCTGACACGACAACAGCAGCTGTAATGTTGAATGATCTTCAAAATAAAGGGTTTATCAAAGAAGTAGAAAGGGGGTTTTGGATGAGGATACAAAGTGGGGGAGCGGATGCAAAAGACG AAGTACAGATTGTTAAAAACATTCCTCGACTGACTAGTCAAGAGCAGCCAACTGTAGCTGTAATCACATCACTCTATTGCGAAAAGCTAGCAGTGGATGCTTTAATTGACAACAAAACTACATTTGTCAAATATAAAACAGAAG CCAGGAGATATATTCGAA GTGAATCACAAGTATATTCAGTTGGGAGAATAGGAAGACACAAAATTGTATCTACAAAGCTGTCAAAGGACGCATCTTCACCAGAAAACTCTAAAATATCCACAGAAAACAGTGTGACAAGACTTCTTG gCACATTTAGCAAAGTGCAGCACGTTTTTCTCGTCGGTGTAGGTGGGTCTGTACCAGATTATGAAGATGCCAGCAAACATGTTAGATTGGGAGACATTGTTGTTTCATTGCCGCCAAAGGAACGGTCTTGCTTGTATGTACACTGTCAAAAAGTAGAACACACACTGCGAACTGACGAATATAAATTTAACGTGAAACATTGGGCATGTGCAGATGATACACTACAAAAGATAGCAGAAAAAATCAGAAAGGTAACGGATTCTTCATCAGACACTGAAAGACCGTGGGATATATATTTAGAAGAGGCCAGTGAAAGACTTAAAGCTGAAGAATCAAGTTTCCATAGACCATTTATAAACACCGATCGATTATATTACACCAATCCAGATGGCACAGTGGTAGAAGTGCAGCACCCATCTGGTGATAAAACCTATATTGAAGGGCGAACGAATGTCCGGTTTGGTGCTATTTCTAATGGAATGAATATAGCAAAAGATGGAAAACTACGTAAAACGTTTGCACGACTTTACGGCATCAAAGCCTATGATTTAGACACTGATGCAATATTAGAATCGCTTGAGGGTAATAGAAATGAAAGTTTCATAATCATACGTGGTATTGCAGATTATGCAGATGGAAGTCGTAAAGAGTGGCAACCATATAGTTCCATGGCCGCTGCAGCTTATATGAAAACGCTCATCATGGCTTTATGA